A genomic stretch from Lathyrus oleraceus cultivar Zhongwan6 chromosome 2, CAAS_Psat_ZW6_1.0, whole genome shotgun sequence includes:
- the LOC127121554 gene encoding transcriptional regulator SUPERMAN-like, which translates to MPTDISITTTQIQNSSQSQSQSQPNPNIITTTTPSSSTWMWNPKQQQHQEQEDEDSWEVRAFAEDTRNMMNTTWPPRFYTCTFCRREFRSAQALGGHMNVHRRDRARLHQNQPPLNSSSHHPSSPFIHIPPQELVDAGLCLFYHSPNPNISSFNDSNGESPSTFLSISSSSYPTNNLMMQMQMQTCSPPSFHFQANSARNLINNSISSFSNKPAICTSINDKVHEIEELDLELRLGNKPSPA; encoded by the coding sequence ATGCCTACAGATATTTCCATCACTACTACTCAGATCCAAAATTCATCACAATCACAATCTCAATCTCAACCAAACCCTAACATCATCACCACCACCACACCATCATCATCAACTTGGATGTGGAACcctaaacaacaacaacatcaagaacaagaagatgaagattcatgGGAGGTAAGAGCTTTTGCAGAAGACACAAGGAACATGATGAACACAACGTGGCCACCAAGATTCTACACCTGCACTTTTTGTAGAAGAGAGTTCCGGTCAGCTCAAGCTCTTGGCGGTCATATGAATGTCCACCGCCGCGACCGTGCTCGTCTCCATCAAAATCAACCACCGTTAAACTCCTCCTCTCATCATCCTTCTTCTCCATTCATACATATCCCTCCTCAAGAGCTTGTTGATGCTGGATTGTGCCTTTTTTACCATTCACCAAACCCTAATATTTCTTCCTTCAATGATTCTAATGGAGAATCTCCTTCAACTTTTCTCTCTATATCATCATCATCTTATCCAACAAACAACTTGAtgatgcaaatgcaaatgcaaacTTGTTCTCCTCCATCTTTTCATTTTCAAGCTAATTCAGCTAGAAATTTGATTAACAATAGCATATCTTCTTTTTCTAACAAACCTGCTATCTGCACCTCCATTAATGATAAGGTTCATGAAATTGAAGAACTCGATCTTGAGCTACGTTTGGGGAACAAGCCATCACCGGCATGA